In Variovorax paradoxus, a single genomic region encodes these proteins:
- a CDS encoding NADPH-dependent oxidoreductase — protein MTASHTPPDTDHGFAGLWHARYGEGIAPSAPATPNPVLQSLLAHRSVRAFDPAPLDEGTLEWLIAAAQSAPSSSNLQTWSVVAVQDPARKARLAELAGGQDHVRDAPLVLVWLADLARLRGLAQQAQVPVEGADYLDSSLMGVIDAVLAAQNAVVAAQSLGLGTVYLGAIRNQPERVAEELGLPPGVFAVVGLCVGRPDAARPAAIKPRLPQAAVLSRERYARPEAQRHVQRYDATMQSFYAAQGMPVARWSEHSLARLRGPEQLRGRHRLVEALQAQHIGLR, from the coding sequence CTGGCACGCACGCTACGGTGAAGGCATCGCGCCTTCGGCGCCGGCCACGCCCAACCCCGTACTGCAGAGCCTGCTCGCGCACCGCTCGGTGCGCGCCTTCGATCCCGCGCCGCTCGACGAAGGCACGCTCGAGTGGTTGATCGCCGCGGCGCAGTCGGCGCCCAGTTCGTCGAACCTGCAGACCTGGAGCGTGGTCGCCGTGCAGGACCCCGCGCGCAAGGCGCGCCTGGCCGAGCTCGCGGGCGGCCAGGACCACGTGCGCGATGCACCGCTGGTGCTGGTGTGGCTTGCCGACCTTGCGCGGCTGCGCGGCCTGGCGCAGCAGGCGCAGGTGCCGGTCGAGGGCGCGGACTACCTCGACTCCTCGCTCATGGGCGTCATCGATGCGGTGCTGGCCGCGCAGAACGCCGTCGTCGCCGCGCAGTCGCTCGGTCTGGGCACGGTGTACCTGGGCGCCATCCGGAATCAGCCGGAACGGGTCGCGGAAGAACTGGGGCTGCCGCCCGGCGTCTTCGCGGTGGTCGGCCTGTGCGTCGGCCGGCCCGACGCGGCCCGCCCCGCGGCGATCAAGCCGCGCCTGCCGCAAGCCGCCGTGCTGTCGCGCGAGCGCTACGCGCGGCCCGAGGCACAGCGGCATGTGCAGCGCTACGACGCCACCATGCAGTCGTTCTATGCCGCGCAAGGCATGCCCGTTGCGCGCTGGAGCGAGCATTCGTTGGCCCGCCTGCGCGGACCCGAACAGCTGCGCGGCCGCCACCGGCTGGTGGAGGCGCTGCAGGCGCAGCACATCGGGCTGCGCTGA